CCGGTCGAGAAAAATCACCGCCAGCTCGGTGCTGTTAAGCAGGTTCTGAAGATCGTCGCGCGCCCGCATAAGCTCCTGATTTCTTATATTAAGCTCGTTATTGACTGTAGATAGTTCCTCGTTGAGCGACTCCATCTCCTCCTTTGAGCTCTGGAGCTCTTCGTTGATCGACTGCAGCTCTTCATTGGTGCTCTGCATCTCCTCCTGACTGGACTGCATCTCTTCGCGCAGGTTCTGGTTGGCCTCCCTGCAATACATCAGCTCCCGCTCCAGATCGTTGCGGTTATCACTTCGAACGGTCTCGGCGCGTTGCGGTTCTACAGGTTCTACAGGTTCTACAGGCTGCGGTGACGCAAGCCGGGCCGCTGGGGTGATAGTGGCAAGCAGCATTCCCCGCAGTGCTTCAGGGATCACAATGCGGTTGACTGCCAGATCGATGGTCTCAAAATCACCATTGGTCTTGATCCGGATGCCCTGCTTGACAATGCGCTCCTTGCGCTGGAGCGCCTGGTGCACCGCTGTTCTCAGCGGCATTTGCAGTCCCTCCCGTGCCATGTCGAATACATTCATGCGCGGCTGGCGCTGCCCGGGCTCCAGGTACGCGCCGGTCCGGCCGTGGATATAGCTTATCGTTCCTTCGTGGTCAAACACGATACTCACCGGCGCGTACTGGTCCAGAAGCATTCGTTCCACAAGCCGGTCGGTAGCAGGGCGGTGTCCGGCCGGGTACTCACTCTGTCTATCCTGTTCTGGCGGCTGGGCTGTTTTCATCTTTGCGGGTAATTTGGGCAGCTGGGTCGGCACGTTTGCGCAACGGAAAATCCTCCATCGCGTATCGAGCGTCTCGAAGAGCCGGTTCTCGGTACCCACGCTTTCGGAGGATCCCAGAAAGAGCAGCCCATCGGGATCGAGGGCATGATGAAACAGGGGCAGGAGCAGTTGCTGAAGATCGTTCTGCAGGTAAATAAGCACGTTGCGGCACACCACCATCTGCAGATGCATAAACGGCGGGTCGCTGAGCATGTTATGGTGTGCAAAAACCACCATTTCGCGAATCTCTTTGCGAATGGTATAGCCGTGGTTGTCTCCTCCAACGAAGTAGCGCTGCAGCCGTTCCGGGGACACATCGACAGCGATACTGGCAGGATAGCTCCCCCTGCGACCCTGCTCGATCGCCCGGGCATCCAGATCGGTAGCGAATACGCGAATACCGATTGATTTGTTGAAGCGGCGCCGGAGTTCATCGAGCACGATTGCGATGCTGTATGCTTCTTCACCGGTTGCACACCCCGCGACCCAGACGCGAAATTCCTCGCCTTCGGGCCAGTTTTCCATCAGTGGCGGAAGGTGATTGTCTTTCAGTGCGGCAAATGCTTCGGGATCGCGAAAAAAGCTTGTCACGCTGATAAGCAGCTCCGAGAAAAGCAGCTGCGCTTCCTGGTTGTTCTCGTGAAGAAACGAAAGGTAATCGGAAGTCTTTTCGATCCCGTGCACACTCATGCGGCGCTGAATACGCCGCTCGATGGTGCTGCGCTTGTATGCCGAGAAATCGTGACCGCGGCGCGAGCGCAGAAAACGCAGGATTGCGTTGACATCCTCGGGTGAAAAGCCCTCTTCCCGGGCCTTCTGTTGTGAGACAACATAGGGCGCCTTGATATAATCCATGATTCTGCGGGGTATGTCGGCCGGGGTTTCGACGAAATCAACCAGCCCGGTCTTCTGGGCGCTCTCAGGCATACCGCCGTAGCGCGCGGAGGGAGCTTGCTGTGCCAGTGTCAATCCGCCCTGGGCTTTGATCTCCCGTACCCCGGTGGTGCCGTCGGAGCCCGTACCCGACATCACTACGCTGACAGCCCGTTCGTGCATGTCATGGGCCAGCGATCGGAAGAAAATATCTATCGGCAGTCGGCGCTCTTCAGTGCTCTTCAATGGCGACAGATGCAGTGTTCCGGCTTCGATGTGAACCGTTGCCCCGGGCCCAAGCACATACACATTGTTGGGCTCGACATTCATACCTTCGGTAATCTGTACCACCGGCATGCCGGCTTCCTTGCCCAGGAGTTCGGGAAGCATGCTCTCATGATCCGGATACAGGTGTGTGACCACCACAAAGCCCATTCCGGTATCGGAGGGCATGGCGCGGAAAAGCTCCTTCAGCGCCTCAAGCCCGCCAGCCGATGCGCCGATGCCGACTATGGGAAACGTTTCGTGATCTTTGGGCGACTTTTTTTCCGATCCTGATTTTTTCGGCATGATTATCCTTTGTGTTATACTTGAGATGGCCGGAAAACATTCTGTGGAGTCCGGCATATCGGGACATCGTTTGGCGTCTTAACGCGACCCCAAAAGGCAATGTATCACAATATATATGAATGCAACTACCATTCCTTTTATTTAGGCCACCGGGCAGCCCTGCGGAGTGATTTTTTCTTTGCGCCGTCATCGTATCTCTTTGAACGGGCTGTCTTGGCTCTTCTTGTCTTAGCCGCCGCCTATTAAACAATTCGTTCCGGTTTATTTCCACCAACGGGTCGCGAGTACCCGAAGTTGGCGACCAACGGGAGCCAATTTGGGCGGAGCGCAGCGTAGCCGGGTACTCGCTGTTATGTTTAGTGCCCGGCTGGTCTGGTTTAATTCCCAAAAGTACACGGATGTACTTTTGGGGTCTTTGCTATTCTGCATATTTAACTTGTAATTCATCCTCTAAATCCAAAATTGATAGCGCATGTTTTATCAATTCGAATTTACCTGTATTACTAATATTTGCTTCTATATAATAAGTATCATTGATTTTAACTGCTTGACGTAGCCTCTTTTTGTCTGGCTCCTTAACTAAACTTATTTTGTCTTTTAAGTCGGTTGTAAAAAAAGTTTCGGGTTGTAATGAAAACAATTGCTTAAAGACTTCAACATACAACTTGGCAACTTGATTAACTTCAATTTTTTGATCAAAGAAAATAGCATAGGATAGTTTTTTATGAGTTGGATCATCTGCTTCAAAGATATTGACCTCTTCATTATCTGCTATCTGGTCAATATCAATTGGTGGATATTCCCATATTTTCAAAAATTTCTCTGCAATAATATCTAGTCTTTTTTCAATCTCATTTTTATTCCAAGTATCTAAATTGGATATGTATCTATTCAACCACAAGCGACTATCTTTATATCCTACATTTTGTAGATCTCTTTTTTCTTTGAATGGTTTATTTCCAAGTTTTCCGTTATTTCCAGAAAGAGTAAGATTTCCTATAGTGTTTAAATAGTTTTCCTTAATATAAACGAATTCTTCAGGTCCTAACTCAATCTTCCATTTTGGGTCAGGGTTCTGAGGAAAGATGTGTTCTATAGTAATGTCCGGGTTACCGTCAATCATAACTTTTTCAGTGTTTTCATAATTCTCAAGCCTCTCCAGAAAATAAATTCTGTTTTTTGATTTAATGTTGTAAACATCCTTAACCTTAAGAGCATCGATTACTTCTGCATCTTTAGGAAACCTTTGAGCACCTGTCCTTTGGACCAATGCTTTTTGAATTGAAAACAAATAATTATCGACTTCGACTTTATCATAAAGGCTCATGAAGATTTTATTAAGTGCATTTGTCGCTAAACCAAGTATGAACCTTCTCCATGTAAAGGATTGAATTAGATTTAAAATATTAATAAAAGTATTTTTGTCTATTTTTCCTTCATCATAATCGGAATAAACTTTCATTAAAAAAGGATAGGCAACATTAATCTCCAGCCGATTTATATATTCAAGCTGCAGATTTATTTCTTTATCAGCTTCATTCGACGGGTTGATTAATTTGTTGTAATATTTTACTAAATTCTTGATTTTTTTAAGGATACTTTCTAATTCATCTATTGTTGTCGTAGGATATTTAGTTTTAAACTCAATATAAACCTTGCCTTTGTTTGGAATCTTTCGATTCTCTAAAGTTAAATAGTCTCTGATAAAATCAGAAACTTTACTTGTATTCAAAGTTTCATCTTTAGCATGTTTCTCAATCACTTCCCAGTAATTTTGATATACTTTATTTTGCTCTTTCCTACTCAACCCCATTAAAATATAATTTCGTATTAAATCTGCTTGCGATAATTCAAGCCCTGTTGAATTTAAACTTTCAAATATTCTTTGTGGGTCGTCCTTCTCTCGATCAAGTGAAATTTCTACAAACATTAACTTTGAAAGACCTTGCAAAATAAAATTATAATTTTCCTCTGTAATTCTTTCTTTAAAATAATTAAAATTATCAACAAGTTTAGAGTATTCGTTAAACTCTTCTTCTTCATCGCATCTTAGTAAATATTTTAATGCTACGTCGTTATTTTCAGTTGGTCTTAGTTTTAATTTTTCTTCTTCTGGTGCGAATTTGTTAATTAAATAAGTTTCACTTATTTCGTTTACCAATGATTCATTTTTTATTCGTTTAGCCAAATTATATAAGACGAGATATATCAAAGTAAGTGTAGTAATTCGCTGTTGACCATCAATTACAGTAAGCTCTTTTATCCTTGAAGCCGTATAAACGTCATCATGGATATATACAATGCTGCCAATAAAATGTGCGGTTATATTATTGTTTGTAGCCACTTCTAAAATATCATCTAAAAGCTGTTTGCATTGGCCAATTGTCCAATCATAATTTCTTTGATACACGGGAATGATAAATTGTGTTTTATTTGATGATAAAAAATCTTCTATCCTTAATTCATTTGCTTTCAAATTTAATCTCCTGTATTATTTTCTTCCCCGAGGCCACGGATGGCCGAGGACTATAAAGCTCTTAGCCGGGCATTGAACACAACGGTCCGGCCCATGCCGAAGTTGCGACTATAATATTGTAAAGTTATTGCCTGCGGCCGAGTCCTCGAGGTTGAAAGGCGATAACTTTACCTACCTTAGTGTAAAGCAATTTGGGGCGTACTCGCCCGGCATGGGCCTGTTGTTGGTTGTTTTTGGGTGCTCTTATTTCCGTGCCGATCATATTTCCTCGCGGCTCCTGTTTTTCACTCTTTCAAATCTCAATATGCAATTTCAATTGATTGCTTATTTAATCTGAAAGTAAAAGGAAAAACCAGTCCAAACGATATTCCAAAGGCATAAAGTGGAGCTTTCCAGTTATATTTTTCATTCTCCCTATTTAAGCCTTCAATAGCACCAAAAATGCCAGCCCATACCAGAGGCCATACAAGCTGATATAAAATGTCATCGTTACTAAACCTTGGACCGATATATGAATCTACAACTCGAATTCTATGTAAATTAATCGTATCTGATCTGGTAATTATATTATCCTTCTCCCACTTTTCAATCTTCACTCTTTTAGTAGTTCCAGCTAAACTGTGCACAATGCTATACTTGTAATGTGGACTTTCAACAGCTTTGTTTATTTCTGTAATCGGGACAGGTCTATGATTTCTACTGTTTCTTTGATAAAAACAACTATCAGCAATATTTGGACATGTAATAAAATATGTAGGAGATGGTGCTCTTGAAAAAGCAAGTAATTGAACTTGAAATAATAGAATAGGGAAAAGGAAAATGGTTACTCGGTTTATCATTTTAATACTCCTCTGTATAAATAGACTATGTTTAATAGCCTAATTTGCCCTGGTTTTTTCTTTCTTTGCTCCGGTTCCGCCGCGATCCCATCTCCTCGGCACTCCGCTCTTTTTCCGCACCCAAAAATTGACAACAACGTTCCGGCCCATGTACGAAGATTTGCAACTATAATATTTTAATCTACCTTAGCCAAACTTTGCAAATTTTAGTACTTGGCCTGTTGTGCGTCTGTATTGCCGGTGCTCCTATTCCTACTCCGCGCCAATCCTATTTCCTCGCGGTTCCTATCTTTACAATTTTCCAGGTAATTCAATTATAGGATACAATGTCTTTAAATCCAGAATTGTGTTTTGATTGCTTATCTTTTGTTGTTTTTAATTTTTTAATAGCAAGCCAAAAATCATCTTCTGTTATAATAAGCTTATCTGATTCAATGTTAAGATCTGTTTTAATAACTTTCATCATATTAACATTCCTTCTTAAACAATTATATGCGCCTTCTCTTGCAACGAAAGCGATATCAGCTCCGGTCATTCCTAGCAAGGCTTTAGATATTTTGGAAGTTTCAATATTTGGGGCCAATGGCATATTTGCAACTGCTTTATTAAATATTTCAAAACAACCTTGTATTGTGGGTTCTTTTATTTCAATATGATAATCGAAACGACCTGGGCGAAGAATTGCTGGGTCTAAAAGTTCGATTCTATTTGTTGAAGCTAATACTCTTATGTTACCGAAATTATCTAAACCATCTATCATAGAGAGCAATTGGTTTACAATCCTTGATTCAGATCTTAATGTTTCATCACCAGACCTTTTTTGTGCAATGGAATCAATTTCGTCAAAGTAAATTATTGCTGGTTGTAATTCGTGGGCAATATTGAAGATCTTTCTGATATTATTCTCTGATTCACCATGAAATTTGCTTAATAATTCAGGCCCTTTTATTCCGATAAAGTGCGCTTTAATCTCATTTGCTATAGCTTTTGCTACCATAGTTTTGCCACACCCAGGCGGACCATAAAGAATGATTCCAGTATGTGGAGCTATTCCAAGATGTTTGAATACATCAGGATGTTTAATTGGTAGTTCAATTATTTCTCTAATCAACTGTACTGTATCACCTAACCCACCTATTTCCTCAAAAGTTACTTGAGGAATGAATCTGGTTTCTGATACAACTTTATCTGTATGAATCAAAGACTCATTCCTATCTCCAAAGTTTGACATGTCTTCTTTTGAATGCCTCAATTTAATACCTGTAGCTATTTGCTCCTTCGTATAACCATCATCAATCTCGGTATATTTTATTTCGAACCTATCGTTTTCATCAAGATCAATTTCATCTGGCAGATTTGATATTATCTTGTTAAGGTTCTTAAAATCGAAATATGGACAGATGTAAAGGAATTTCTCTAAGGCTTCATTTTCGATAGATTTATATAGTTGGTCTTTATTTATTGCCCAAATTGAATCTGTTTTGAAATTGCCGAAATCAAACCAGTATTTATTGTAGTCATAACCCCACTCATTTTCTGATGCATATCGGCTGATGTTATACAAATGATAACAATGCCAGCCTTCTTTTGTTTCTTTATCAGCATAACAGTATTTTTCATCAGCATTATTTTTCGTGGAACACTCAATTATTTTGTTGATTCGATTTAATTCAACTTTGCTTCCACAAGTGCTGTTTATCAACATTGCCGTGCCTTTCCAAGTACTAACAACATTGTAAAGCTGTTCAAATATATTCTGTTTCGTTGTATATTCGTCTATTGTTAAATTTATTAAGTGTGATTCATCTTTTTCGTTGTATAAGTAATCAGAAAATTTATTGGCTATACCTATGGCTTTGTGGTAATTTTTTGAAGAAGATTTCTTAAAATAAAGACTTAAAGAGAACTCATATTTCATAAAACATCTCCTGTTTACACTTATACATCCACTCAATAATGAGTATTCCCCGCGATCCTATTTCCTTGGCGCTCCGGTCTTTTTCCGCACCGGCAATATTGCGCACAACGTGTTGGCGCATAGCCGCAGTGCTGGCTGTAATGCGCTGTACCCGGTGCTTTATAGCCGGCATTGTGGCTTGCGCCCGTTGTGCGTTGTTACCAGTTTAACTACCTTAGTGTTCTTTTAAGATTTTGCCTCCGAAAGTCTTTTTCCGCGTGGGCTCCTATTCCTACTCAGCGCGATCCAATTCACTATCTTTTTTTGTAAAAATATCATATTGCATCAAATTTTTGCTAATAGAAATATTTTGAATTCGCTTATCTCCAATCAAATAAAATTCTGATTTTTCACCTATTCTGTATTTGATGTTACCATTCTGTTCTGGTCTTGCAAAATACATTGTAAATAAGAATTTTTCTACATGGTTACATTTATTATCATATAGACAAGAATAAACATTCTCCAGAGTCGGCTTTGCTCTGAATAAATTCAGAAAAGACAATTCGAAAACATTTAGTAAACCCGAAATCGAGTCGCTATAATCAGTATGTTCTGAATATGTATTTTCAAAAGTCTTAATCTCCGTTTTTAACATTAAA
This genomic interval from Chitinispirillales bacterium ANBcel5 contains the following:
- a CDS encoding CheR family methyltransferase yields the protein MPKKSGSEKKSPKDHETFPIVGIGASAGGLEALKELFRAMPSDTGMGFVVVTHLYPDHESMLPELLGKEAGMPVVQITEGMNVEPNNVYVLGPGATVHIEAGTLHLSPLKSTEERRLPIDIFFRSLAHDMHERAVSVVMSGTGSDGTTGVREIKAQGGLTLAQQAPSARYGGMPESAQKTGLVDFVETPADIPRRIMDYIKAPYVVSQQKAREEGFSPEDVNAILRFLRSRRGHDFSAYKRSTIERRIQRRMSVHGIEKTSDYLSFLHENNQEAQLLFSELLISVTSFFRDPEAFAALKDNHLPPLMENWPEGEEFRVWVAGCATGEEAYSIAIVLDELRRRFNKSIGIRVFATDLDARAIEQGRRGSYPASIAVDVSPERLQRYFVGGDNHGYTIRKEIREMVVFAHHNMLSDPPFMHLQMVVCRNVLIYLQNDLQQLLLPLFHHALDPDGLLFLGSSESVGTENRLFETLDTRWRIFRCANVPTQLPKLPAKMKTAQPPEQDRQSEYPAGHRPATDRLVERMLLDQYAPVSIVFDHEGTISYIHGRTGAYLEPGQRQPRMNVFDMAREGLQMPLRTAVHQALQRKERIVKQGIRIKTNGDFETIDLAVNRIVIPEALRGMLLATITPAARLASPQPVEPVEPVEPQRAETVRSDNRNDLERELMYCREANQNLREEMQSSQEEMQSTNEELQSINEELQSSKEEMESLNEELSTVNNELNIRNQELMRARDDLQNLLNSTELAVIFLDRQLHVKRYTPRARSFVGLRDTDIDRPISELQLKIERNGLLDDCRHVLDTLEKRENEVATPDGRQHLIRILPYRSAESVIDGVVVTFIDITELKQALEALRQSEERYRALVTASSGVIFRMSADWKEMRELHGAGILADTGGPDPHWMRKYILPEDQPHVWSAINEAIVAKTMYQLEHRILRADGTVGWNLSRAVPLLDEKGDIYEWFGAASDVTERVEAYQYAESIVDTVHEALIVLDENLKVVSANKTFFRQFEVTPKETQGRFIYDLGNHQWDIPRLRTLLEETIAQENIIQDFEVQHTFEDIGEKIMVLNARRLAFGHGAEKSHVLLAIEDQTEKRMVLRQLDKSETRYRRLVEEIYSFIIGIDAGGRISFFNAFSEKVFGYSRDEVIGKPFVGTIVPIVDSYGTDSSEIIGQIIADPQRFREVQSEGLCKDGRRIFFVWSAITVPGESEQGTEILIDGNDITIAKKAQEELKRRSEELAVANRDLESFSYSVSHDLRSPLRTVSGFVGLLLEDYAECFDEQGREFMHRIDAGTRKMQRIIDDLLTLSRIVRQELTREEIDLSAIIRDHLEELRAADPELNVEAMVPNDIRAQADPRLMHLALENLLRNAWKFASKKETARIEFGTFEQEGRTVYFVRDNGVGFKQQFAEEIFAPFRRVHAEKDYGGTGVGLSIVQRVISRHGGTVWAEGEVGKGATFYFTLG
- a CDS encoding AAA family ATPase, whose protein sequence is MKYEFSLSLYFKKSSSKNYHKAIGIANKFSDYLYNEKDESHLINLTIDEYTTKQNIFEQLYNVVSTWKGTAMLINSTCGSKVELNRINKIIECSTKNNADEKYCYADKETKEGWHCYHLYNISRYASENEWGYDYNKYWFDFGNFKTDSIWAINKDQLYKSIENEALEKFLYICPYFDFKNLNKIISNLPDEIDLDENDRFEIKYTEIDDGYTKEQIATGIKLRHSKEDMSNFGDRNESLIHTDKVVSETRFIPQVTFEEIGGLGDTVQLIREIIELPIKHPDVFKHLGIAPHTGIILYGPPGCGKTMVAKAIANEIKAHFIGIKGPELLSKFHGESENNIRKIFNIAHELQPAIIYFDEIDSIAQKRSGDETLRSESRIVNQLLSMIDGLDNFGNIRVLASTNRIELLDPAILRPGRFDYHIEIKEPTIQGCFEIFNKAVANMPLAPNIETSKISKALLGMTGADIAFVAREGAYNCLRRNVNMMKVIKTDLNIESDKLIITEDDFWLAIKKLKTTKDKQSKHNSGFKDIVSYN
- a CDS encoding DUF262 domain-containing protein, with protein sequence MKANELRIEDFLSSNKTQFIIPVYQRNYDWTIGQCKQLLDDILEVATNNNITAHFIGSIVYIHDDVYTASRIKELTVIDGQQRITTLTLIYLVLYNLAKRIKNESLVNEISETYLINKFAPEEEKLKLRPTENNDVALKYLLRCDEEEEFNEYSKLVDNFNYFKERITEENYNFILQGLSKLMFVEISLDREKDDPQRIFESLNSTGLELSQADLIRNYILMGLSRKEQNKVYQNYWEVIEKHAKDETLNTSKVSDFIRDYLTLENRKIPNKGKVYIEFKTKYPTTTIDELESILKKIKNLVKYYNKLINPSNEADKEINLQLEYINRLEINVAYPFLMKVYSDYDEGKIDKNTFINILNLIQSFTWRRFILGLATNALNKIFMSLYDKVEVDNYLFSIQKALVQRTGAQRFPKDAEVIDALKVKDVYNIKSKNRIYFLERLENYENTEKVMIDGNPDITIEHIFPQNPDPKWKIELGPEEFVYIKENYLNTIGNLTLSGNNGKLGNKPFKEKRDLQNVGYKDSRLWLNRYISNLDTWNKNEIEKRLDIIAEKFLKIWEYPPIDIDQIADNEEVNIFEADDPTHKKLSYAIFFDQKIEVNQVAKLYVEVFKQLFSLQPETFFTTDLKDKISLVKEPDKKRLRQAVKINDTYYIEANISNTGKFELIKHALSILDLEDELQVKYAE